A window of the Methyloprofundus sp. genome harbors these coding sequences:
- a CDS encoding general secretion pathway protein F: MPNNNSLNSELLASLFTQLARLEKSGIPSSQALALVNTKNKSLNLQLKVMQNKLRTGYSIARAGFDAGIFNRIHKALIEAGESSGQLAAIYQQQANYYTKKSKCLKKIKSQLYLPILVLLLALLIKPIPPLITGAINLGYYLRISIGTFLLIGLLCWLAYQLTLWFKPLLHQLQLQPPKISTWIIKRQVNEFLFILALLLEGGLVASEALELAADSIKNSVLKKRFKIEIRMSQAGNSVTDTLSTIDEIPPTARQTAHTGEISGKLASALLHYSRHQGELIDIDNDSLAKWIPRWFYAAVVLGAIV; this comes from the coding sequence ATGCCTAACAATAACTCTCTAAATTCTGAATTATTAGCCTCATTATTTACTCAATTAGCTCGCCTAGAAAAATCGGGTATTCCTAGCAGCCAAGCATTAGCACTAGTTAATACAAAAAATAAATCACTGAATCTACAACTAAAAGTGATGCAAAATAAACTCAGAACAGGCTATTCCATTGCACGGGCAGGTTTTGATGCAGGTATTTTTAACCGCATTCACAAAGCTCTAATAGAAGCAGGTGAAAGCAGCGGACAACTTGCTGCTATTTATCAACAACAAGCTAATTATTATACGAAAAAATCAAAATGTTTAAAAAAAATCAAATCACAGCTTTATTTACCCATCTTAGTTTTACTACTCGCACTATTAATCAAGCCTATCCCACCATTAATTACAGGCGCGATTAACTTAGGCTATTATTTGCGTATTTCAATAGGTACTTTCTTATTAATCGGCTTATTATGTTGGCTCGCCTACCAATTAACCCTATGGTTTAAGCCCCTACTCCACCAACTACAATTACAACCACCCAAAATCAGCACATGGATTATAAAACGCCAAGTAAATGAATTTTTATTTATATTAGCTTTATTACTAGAGGGTGGCTTAGTTGCATCGGAAGCCTTAGAATTAGCAGCTGATAGTATTAAAAATTCGGTCTTAAAAAAGCGTTTTAAAATAGAGATTAGAATGAGCCAAGCAGGTAATAGTGTGACAGACACCCTATCGACGATTGATGAAATCCCCCCCACTGCGAGACAAACTGCTCACACAGGCGAAATAAGTGGCAAACTCGCCAGCGCGTTATTACACTATAGCAGACACCAAGGTGAACTAATTGATATAGACAATGACTCCCTAGCCAAATGGATACCTCGCTGGTTCTATGCCGCTGTTGTTTTAGGTGCAATCGTATAA
- a CDS encoding cytoskeleton protein RodZ: MKTEKKLTIKVRSKTERRIMEPELEMITEWNIKRIVIALLLLLLFIAMPAYYFSTSDGNVETSVNGIDKDEAMIASHDTQQELKQQPLVAQQNEEVATLVEVTPQKEVIKQVKTDLVPGIEREESHVKQQMAVEPEVVALHQNITRAQLAAGMNQREPFGEVDLPLLVNEEKAGGVFYFTEVINMKGKTVFHEWLFQDKLAYKRKFNIRGDRWRMATSKLFDAHYVGAWQVRIITQEGELLHKIDFAVQ, translated from the coding sequence ATGAAAACAGAAAAAAAATTAACCATCAAAGTAAGGTCTAAAACAGAGCGGCGTATTATGGAGCCTGAGCTTGAAATGATTACCGAATGGAATATAAAGCGTATTGTTATTGCGTTGTTGCTATTATTGCTTTTTATTGCAATGCCCGCTTATTATTTTAGTACTTCGGATGGTAATGTAGAAACGAGTGTTAACGGTATTGATAAAGATGAGGCTATGATTGCTTCTCATGATACTCAGCAGGAGTTAAAACAGCAACCTTTGGTCGCTCAGCAAAATGAAGAAGTGGCGACATTGGTGGAAGTTACTCCTCAAAAAGAAGTCATTAAACAAGTTAAAACAGACCTTGTTCCTGGTATTGAGAGGGAAGAAAGCCATGTTAAGCAACAGATGGCAGTAGAACCAGAGGTGGTTGCCTTACATCAGAATATTACTAGAGCACAACTTGCCGCAGGTATGAACCAAAGAGAGCCTTTTGGAGAGGTTGATTTACCTTTGTTGGTCAATGAAGAGAAGGCGGGTGGGGTATTTTATTTTACTGAAGTGATTAATATGAAGGGTAAAACTGTATTTCATGAGTGGCTCTTTCAAGATAAGCTGGCTTATAAGCGTAAATTTAATATTCGTGGTGATAGGTGGCGAATGGCAACTAGTAAATTATTTGATGCTCATTATGTTGGTGCTTGGCAAGTACGCATCATTACTCAGGAAGGTGAGTTGCTACATAAAATAGATTTTGCGGTACAGTAA
- a CDS encoding 2-oxoglutarate dehydrogenase E1 component, which produces MSNLLKFFQDTSALYGSNAAYIEDLYEQYLENPDLIESTWREKFSDLQQTQEKRDIAHSPVVERFALLASSNSSRIAELQGFTEESVKKQSAVARLINHYRAHGHQMARNNPLGTIAKKIPDLDPAYYGLAEPDMETLFDTGTLYGVDRLALKDIITTLEEIYCGNIGTEYMHIFDTDIKRWVKNRLEGSKPGENMDNAKRVWLLQQLTAAEGIEKYLHRNFVGQKRFSLEGGECLIPVLDEIIQRSGRYGTKELVIGMAHRGRLNVLINILGKSPAQLFSEFKGTAVTDRGVITGDVKYHMGFSSNVATEGGMAHVTMAFNPSHLEIINPVVEGSVKARQDRYGKNSTNTVIPILIHGDAAFAGQGIVMETLNMAQTRAFATGGTVHIVINNQIGFTTSNPFDARSTLYCTDVANMIQAPVFHVNGDDPEAVLFVTQMALDYRATFNKDVVIDLICYRRRGHNEADEPATTQPMMYQKINKLDTTRQLYAAELVRTQVLTEAQVQEIDQRYQDLLDAEQPVSRPIIKSDYSYSKLWDKYIGQHWDTPCTTKVPLERIRFCNNQSQRLPPGFELHPRVAKIMDNRRKMAAGAMPLDWGFAENMAYATLLMDQYNVRLVGQDVGRGTFFHRHIILHNQINGESYIPVKHLDTTQGRPQIFDSILSEAGVLGFEYGYSSTVPETLAIWEAQFGDFANGAQVLIDQFISSGESKWGRLSGLVMLLPHGFEGQGPEHSSARLERYLQLCADQNIQVCVPSTPAQIFHLLRRQVIRTYRKPLIVMSPKSLLRHKAAISTLEDLVNGEFQNIIPETDNSIAPEKITRLVICSGKVYYDLIDARNIDNPSDVAIVRIEQLYPFPSGDFKAELAKYPNLKILAWCQEEPQNQGAWYQSRHNFSHFKPIHIDLIYCGRPASASPAVGNLAKHLAQQKQVVETALYGHSV; this is translated from the coding sequence ATGAGTAACTTGCTTAAATTTTTCCAAGATACTTCTGCACTCTATGGCAGTAACGCTGCTTATATAGAAGATTTGTACGAGCAGTACCTAGAAAACCCTGATTTAATTGAATCCACTTGGCGTGAAAAATTTTCTGATTTGCAACAAACTCAAGAAAAACGTGATATTGCACATAGCCCTGTGGTAGAGCGCTTTGCACTACTAGCAAGCTCCAACTCATCGCGCATTGCCGAATTACAAGGCTTTACCGAAGAAAGTGTCAAAAAACAATCTGCAGTTGCCCGCTTAATAAATCATTATCGAGCCCATGGTCACCAAATGGCCCGCAACAACCCATTAGGCACTATTGCCAAAAAAATCCCGGACCTAGACCCCGCTTATTATGGTTTGGCAGAACCAGACATGGAAACTCTATTCGATACCGGTACTTTATACGGTGTAGATCGGTTAGCGTTAAAAGATATTATCACCACCTTAGAAGAAATTTATTGCGGTAATATTGGTACTGAATATATGCATATATTTGATACCGACATCAAGCGCTGGGTAAAAAATCGTTTGGAAGGCTCCAAACCAGGCGAAAACATGGATAATGCCAAAAGGGTTTGGCTATTACAGCAATTGACTGCAGCAGAGGGCATAGAAAAGTACTTACACCGAAATTTTGTCGGCCAAAAACGTTTTTCATTGGAGGGTGGCGAGTGCCTGATTCCTGTTCTAGATGAAATTATTCAACGCTCTGGCAGGTATGGTACCAAAGAATTAGTCATTGGTATGGCACATCGAGGCCGGCTCAATGTACTGATTAATATCTTAGGCAAAAGCCCTGCGCAGCTTTTCAGTGAATTCAAAGGCACTGCCGTGACCGATAGGGGCGTTATTACTGGTGATGTTAAATACCATATGGGCTTTTCATCGAACGTGGCTACCGAAGGTGGTATGGCGCATGTCACTATGGCTTTTAATCCTTCACACCTGGAAATAATCAACCCCGTAGTCGAGGGCTCAGTTAAAGCACGTCAAGATCGCTATGGCAAAAACAGTACTAATACGGTTATTCCAATTCTGATTCATGGCGATGCTGCTTTTGCAGGCCAAGGTATCGTTATGGAAACCTTAAATATGGCACAAACTCGTGCGTTTGCCACAGGCGGCACCGTACATATTGTTATTAATAATCAGATCGGTTTTACCACCAGCAATCCATTTGATGCACGCTCCACTCTATATTGCACAGATGTTGCCAATATGATTCAAGCGCCTGTGTTTCACGTTAATGGTGACGATCCAGAAGCTGTGTTATTTGTCACACAAATGGCGTTGGATTATCGAGCCACCTTTAATAAAGATGTTGTTATCGACCTTATTTGCTATCGTCGGCGCGGACATAACGAAGCTGACGAACCTGCAACAACACAGCCGATGATGTATCAAAAAATCAATAAACTAGACACCACTCGGCAGCTCTATGCAGCTGAATTAGTTCGCACCCAAGTTCTGACCGAAGCACAAGTACAAGAGATAGATCAGCGCTATCAAGATTTGCTGGACGCAGAACAACCTGTCTCTCGTCCTATCATTAAATCAGATTACTCCTATTCCAAGCTATGGGATAAATATATTGGCCAACACTGGGATACTCCTTGTACAACCAAAGTACCATTAGAACGCATCCGCTTTTGCAATAACCAGTCACAACGTTTGCCACCAGGCTTTGAATTGCACCCGCGTGTTGCCAAAATCATGGATAACCGTCGTAAAATGGCTGCAGGTGCCATGCCATTAGATTGGGGATTTGCGGAAAATATGGCTTATGCGACACTATTAATGGACCAATATAATGTGCGCTTAGTTGGCCAAGATGTCGGCCGCGGCACCTTTTTTCACCGGCATATTATTTTGCATAATCAGATCAATGGTGAATCTTATATTCCAGTAAAACACTTGGACACCACCCAAGGGCGACCGCAAATTTTTGATTCCATCCTCTCTGAGGCAGGTGTATTAGGTTTTGAATATGGCTACAGCTCTACTGTTCCGGAAACGTTAGCAATCTGGGAAGCTCAATTTGGTGATTTTGCCAATGGCGCACAAGTACTAATAGATCAATTTATCAGCTCAGGTGAAAGTAAGTGGGGACGCTTATCGGGCTTGGTAATGTTATTACCACATGGTTTTGAAGGTCAAGGCCCCGAACATTCTTCAGCTCGTTTAGAACGTTACTTGCAATTGTGTGCAGATCAAAACATACAAGTCTGTGTGCCCTCAACCCCAGCACAAATCTTCCATTTATTACGCCGGCAAGTAATCCGCACCTATCGCAAACCACTGATTGTCATGTCGCCAAAAAGCTTATTACGCCATAAAGCCGCCATTTCTACTTTAGAAGACTTAGTGAATGGCGAATTTCAAAATATTATTCCGGAAACGGATAACAGCATAGCCCCCGAAAAAATCACACGTCTGGTAATATGCTCTGGTAAAGTCTACTATGATTTAATTGATGCACGTAATATTGATAACCCAAGTGATGTTGCTATTGTTCGTATAGAACAACTATACCCTTTCCCCTCTGGAGATTTTAAAGCCGAATTAGCAAAATACCCAAATCTTAAGATATTGGCTTGGTGCCAAGAAGAGCCACAAAATCAAGGTGCATGGTACCAATCGCGCCATAACTTTAGCCATTTTAAACCAATACATATTGATTTAATCTATTGTGGCCGTCCTGCATCAGCCTCTCCTGCAGTCGGTAATTTGGCCAAACATTTAGCACAACAAAAACAAGTTGTAGAAACGGCCCTTTATGGGCACTCTGTATAG
- a CDS encoding esterase produces the protein MSDAISLNFEEYGEPSLPALIILHGFFASSRNWRQVAKQLATQHHVYVLDMRNHGASPHAEIMDYPAMAADIASFLQAEQLAKANILGHSMGGKVAMWLALSAPECIDKLIVADISPVSYRHSFDNLIQALKDLPLEQLSTRKQADDLLSNAIPEASFRQFLLQNLVLKEGAYCWRIDLDVFASTADNIIAFPETEGLAVYSGNALFLAGETSSYVQEDSVYKLFPQADIKVIAGAGHWLQAEQPELFCVAVDEFLRA, from the coding sequence ATGAGTGATGCCATTAGCTTAAATTTTGAAGAATATGGAGAGCCAAGTTTACCTGCTTTAATTATCTTACATGGTTTTTTTGCTTCTTCCAGAAATTGGCGTCAAGTTGCCAAGCAGCTTGCTACGCAGCACCACGTGTATGTATTAGATATGCGTAACCACGGTGCGTCACCACATGCTGAAATAATGGATTACCCAGCTATGGCGGCTGATATAGCGTCATTTCTACAGGCAGAGCAGTTAGCTAAGGCCAATATCTTAGGGCATAGCATGGGCGGTAAAGTAGCCATGTGGTTGGCTTTATCGGCGCCCGAGTGCATTGATAAATTGATTGTTGCCGATATTTCTCCTGTCAGTTATCGGCATAGTTTTGATAACTTAATTCAAGCCTTAAAAGATCTCCCTTTAGAGCAGTTATCTACCAGAAAGCAAGCAGATGATTTGTTGTCTAATGCCATTCCTGAAGCAAGTTTCCGACAGTTTTTATTGCAAAACCTGGTTTTAAAAGAGGGTGCTTATTGTTGGCGTATTGATTTGGATGTTTTTGCTAGTACAGCTGATAATATTATTGCTTTTCCTGAAACTGAGGGGTTAGCTGTTTATTCTGGCAATGCTTTGTTTTTGGCTGGCGAGACTTCTAGTTATGTTCAAGAAGATAGTGTTTATAAGTTATTTCCACAGGCAGACATTAAAGTGATTGCAGGAGCGGGGCATTGGTTACAGGCTGAGCAGCCTGAGTTGTTCTGTGTTGCAGTTGATGAGTTTTTGCGTGCTTGA
- a CDS encoding transposase, IS630 family, with translation MRTPKFPVTLKDDEREELEKITRQQTAKSSMVLRAKIILLANSGMKYQNIAQKLDVQNNIITNWTARWHELANKPVRERLQDLPRPGTPDTFTPEQLCRIIALSCEKPEDYDRPITHWTHRELAEEAIKQGIVETISANHLGRLLKKTT, from the coding sequence ATGAGAACCCCCAAATTTCCAGTTACATTAAAAGATGATGAACGCGAAGAGCTCGAAAAAATAACTCGCCAACAGACAGCAAAATCGAGCATGGTATTACGAGCCAAGATTATCTTATTAGCAAACTCAGGCATGAAATATCAGAATATTGCGCAAAAACTTGATGTACAGAATAATATAATTACGAACTGGACTGCACGTTGGCACGAACTAGCAAACAAGCCAGTCCGGGAGAGGCTTCAGGATCTTCCGCGCCCAGGCACTCCAGATACATTTACCCCCGAACAACTGTGTCGAATAATTGCACTTTCCTGTGAAAAGCCTGAAGACTATGATCGTCCCATCACTCATTGGACACATAGAGAATTGGCGGAAGAAGCGATCAAACAAGGTATTGTCGAGACTATTTCAGCAAATCATTTAGGCCGTCTTTTAAAAAAAACGACTTAA
- a CDS encoding DNA-binding protein H-NS has protein sequence MTDLNNLSVTELQAMIENAESALKTKQADHRKEVYAQIKALAASVGATVEIFADNKKPVRKGTGVKVPPKYVNPEDQSATWTGRGVMPKWMRALIDSGRDKSEFLI, from the coding sequence ATGACTGATTTGAATAATCTTTCGGTAACTGAGTTACAAGCAATGATTGAAAATGCAGAGTCTGCATTAAAAACCAAGCAAGCGGATCATCGCAAAGAAGTTTATGCGCAAATTAAAGCATTAGCTGCTTCAGTTGGGGCAACGGTTGAAATTTTTGCAGATAACAAGAAGCCTGTTCGTAAAGGTACGGGTGTAAAAGTTCCTCCTAAGTACGTTAACCCTGAAGATCAGAGTGCAACGTGGACAGGGCGTGGGGTTATGCCAAAATGGATGCGAGCTTTAATTGATTCTGGTCGAGATAAGTCTGAATTTTTAATTTAA